Within the Enterobacter bugandensis genome, the region TTCCCATGGGTTGAGCGGCGCGCTGATGGCCATCTGGTTTGCCGGTGCGGGAAGCGGGTGCAAACCTTGCTTCTCGAAGAAAATCATCGCTCTTGGCAGGTGCGAGGCGGAGGTCACCAGTAAGAACGGAACATCGCCAATCGCCTGCTTCACCGCGGCAGCCTCTTCCTCGGTATCCTTTGGGCTGTCCAGCGTGATGATAGAGGAACGCGGTACGCCGAGCGATTCCGCGATTCTGGCCCCCGCTTCAGCCGTACTCACCGGGTTGGTTTTGGCCGCTGCGCCGGTGAAGATCATTTTTGATCCCGGATTCGCCAGCCACAGGCGAATACCTTCGTTTAGCCGTGGCAGGCTGTTGTTGATCAGGTTCGAACTGGGGGCCCAGTCAGGGTCCCAGGTATACCCGCCGCCCAGCACAACGATGTAATCAACTTTCTGGTTTCCCTGCCACGTAGGGTACCTGTTTTCGATGGGGCGCAGCAGTCCATCCGCCACCGGCTGCAGGCTCAGCAGCAGCAGGACCAGCCAGCCGAACGTAATAAGCGTTTTGCCACTCTTCTGAAAGCGACTAAACCACACCAGCGCCAGCCCCAGCGCGATGATGATAAGCAGCAGCGGAAGGGGAAGCATCATCCCTCCAACGTATTTCTTAAGGGTAAAAAGCATCCTTTTTGGTTCCTTTTTTGACCATACAGCAGATGATTACCGGTGATATTACACCAGAGAGGTTCATTCTCCGCGCGGGTGTGACAAAATAGCGGTTTTGCAGTTAGCGAGTGGAACTCTCCCAATGCGGGATCGCAATTTTGATGACATCGCGGAAAAGTTTTCGCGCAACATTTATGGCACCACGAAAGGGCAGCTCCGTCAGACGATCCTCTGGCAGGATCTGGATACCATTCTGGCGGGCTTTGGCGGCCAAACGTTGCGCGTGCTGGACGCCGGAGGTGGTGAAGGGCAGACGGCGATAAAAATGGCTGAACGCGGTCATCACGTCACGCTTTGCGATCTTTCTGCTGAAATGGTCGCCCGCGCGACGCGTGCGGCAGAAGAGAAAGGTGTGAGCGACAACATGCATTTTATACAATGCGCCGCTCAGGACATCGCGCAGCATTTGGAAACCCAGGTTGATCTGATATTGTTTCATGCGGTGCTGGAGTGGGTTGCCGATCCGCAAAGCGTGTTACAAACCCTGTGGTCAATGTTACGTCCGGGCGGTACGCTGTCGCTGATGTTCTACAATGCTAACGGCTTCCTGATGCACAACATGGTGGCAGGGAACTTCGACTATGTTCAGGTCGGGATGCCGAAAAAGAAAAAACGCACGCTTTCCCCGGACTATCCGCGCGATCCGCAGCAGGTTTACGGCTGGCTGGAAGAGATTGGCTGGCAGATCGTCGGGAAGACGGGCGTCAGGGTGTTTCATGATTATCTGCGTGAAAAACACAAACAGCGTGACTGTTTTGACACCTTAACAGAATTAGAAACGCGGTATTGCCGCCAGGAGCCGTTCGTCAGCCTTGGCCGCTATATTCACGTCACCGCGCACAAGCCGCAGATGCAAGGATAACCTATGAGTGAATTTTCCCAGACAGTCCCCGAACTGGTTGCCTGGGCCAGGAAAAACGATTTCTCCATCTCGCTGCCGGTAGACAGACTCTCTTTCCTGCTGGCGGTTGCCACGCTGAACGGCGAACGGCTGGATGGTGAAATGAGCGAGGGTGAACTGGTGGATGCGTTCCGCCACGTCAGTGATGCGTTTGAGCAAACCAGCGAAACCATTAGCGTGCGTGCCAATAACGCAATCAACGATATGGTGCGTCAACGTCTGCTGAACCGCTTTACCAGCGAGCAGGCGGAAGGAAACGCCATCTATCGCCTGACCCCGCTGGGCATCGGCATCACCGACTACTACATTCGCCAGCGCGAATTTTCCACGCTGCGTCTCTCCATGCAGCTCTCGATCGTGGCGGGTGAGCTTAAACGTGCCGCCGACGCAGCCGATGAAAACGGTGACGAATTCCACTGGCATCGCAACGTTTACGCGCCGCTGAAATACTCGGTGGCCGAGATTTTCGACAGTATCGATCTCACTCAGCGTCTGATGGACGAGCAGCAGCAGCAGGTGAAAGACGATATCGCGCAGCTGCTGAACAAGGACTGGCGTGCGGCCATTTCCAGCTGTGAACTTTTGTTGTCAGAAACCTCCGGTACGCTGCGTGAGCTGCAGGATACGCTGGAGGCCGCAGGGGACAAGCTGCAGGCCAACCTGCTGCGCATCCAGGACGCGACCCTGGCGCACGACGATCTGCATTTTATCGACCGTCTGGTGTTTGATCTGCAGAGCAAACTTGACCGCATTATCAGCTGGGGCCAGCAGTCGATCGATCTGTGGATCGGCTATGACCGCCACGTGCATAAATTTATCCGTACCGCGATTGATATGGATAAAAACCGCGTCTTTGCTCAGCGTCTTCGTCAGTCGGTACA harbors:
- the elyC gene encoding envelope biogenesis factor ElyC; the protein is MLFTLKKYVGGMMLPLPLLLIIIALGLALVWFSRFQKSGKTLITFGWLVLLLLSLQPVADGLLRPIENRYPTWQGNQKVDYIVVLGGGYTWDPDWAPSSNLINNSLPRLNEGIRLWLANPGSKMIFTGAAAKTNPVSTAEAGARIAESLGVPRSSIITLDSPKDTEEEAAAVKQAIGDVPFLLVTSASHLPRAMIFFEKQGLHPLPAPANQMAISAPLNPWERVIPSPMWLMHSDRVGYETLGRLWQWLKGSSGEPGQE
- the cmoM gene encoding tRNA uridine 5-oxyacetic acid(34) methyltransferase CmoM, which translates into the protein MRDRNFDDIAEKFSRNIYGTTKGQLRQTILWQDLDTILAGFGGQTLRVLDAGGGEGQTAIKMAERGHHVTLCDLSAEMVARATRAAEEKGVSDNMHFIQCAAQDIAQHLETQVDLILFHAVLEWVADPQSVLQTLWSMLRPGGTLSLMFYNANGFLMHNMVAGNFDYVQVGMPKKKKRTLSPDYPRDPQQVYGWLEEIGWQIVGKTGVRVFHDYLREKHKQRDCFDTLTELETRYCRQEPFVSLGRYIHVTAHKPQMQG
- the mukF gene encoding chromosome partition protein MukF, whose translation is MSEFSQTVPELVAWARKNDFSISLPVDRLSFLLAVATLNGERLDGEMSEGELVDAFRHVSDAFEQTSETISVRANNAINDMVRQRLLNRFTSEQAEGNAIYRLTPLGIGITDYYIRQREFSTLRLSMQLSIVAGELKRAADAADENGDEFHWHRNVYAPLKYSVAEIFDSIDLTQRLMDEQQQQVKDDIAQLLNKDWRAAISSCELLLSETSGTLRELQDTLEAAGDKLQANLLRIQDATLAHDDLHFIDRLVFDLQSKLDRIISWGQQSIDLWIGYDRHVHKFIRTAIDMDKNRVFAQRLRQSVQTYFDAPWALTYANADRLLDMRDEEMALRDEEVTGELPPDLEYEEFNEIREQLAAMIEEQLAVYKTRQAPLDLGLVVRDYLAQYPRARHFDVARIVVDQAVRLGIAQADFTGLPPKWQPINDYGAKVQAHVIDKY